A genomic segment from Chloroflexota bacterium encodes:
- a CDS encoding glycosyltransferase family 2 protein, with protein sequence MDVSIIIVTYNVPELLQRCLATIPESTDGLSTEVLVVDNGSGDGTWDSIVSRADVQAIRGSRELGFGRGNNLAASRARGRWLLFLNPDTELTPLALRRLVERGDADPALGILGPRLELADGTLDPAACRTFPTPASAAMRLLRWPRSLPPRGVRPYNIAPSTGCEATVDAVSGACMLVRAEAFRRVGGFDPQFFTYGEDLDLAYRIRQAGWPTLFVPSVVVRHLKRQSTRQRAIRARVEFYRAIWLYYRKHRQRDGLWLRTVVTTAIVVLALGAVARQGALRVLALGRRKGAVG encoded by the coding sequence ATGGATGTCTCGATCATCATCGTCACGTACAACGTGCCCGAGCTCCTGCAGCGATGCCTGGCGACCATTCCGGAATCGACCGATGGACTGTCGACGGAAGTCTTGGTGGTGGACAACGGTTCCGGCGACGGCACCTGGGACAGCATCGTGTCCCGGGCGGACGTGCAGGCGATTCGAGGCAGCCGCGAGCTGGGGTTCGGCCGGGGCAACAATCTCGCCGCCTCGCGGGCACGGGGACGCTGGCTGCTGTTCCTCAATCCCGATACGGAGCTCACGCCGCTCGCGCTGCGGCGCCTGGTGGAGCGCGGCGATGCCGATCCCGCGTTGGGCATCCTGGGGCCGCGGCTCGAGCTGGCCGATGGAACGTTGGATCCGGCGGCGTGCCGCACATTTCCGACCCCCGCCTCCGCGGCAATGCGCCTGCTTCGCTGGCCCCGCAGCCTGCCGCCCAGAGGTGTGCGGCCCTACAACATTGCCCCGTCCACCGGATGCGAGGCGACGGTGGACGCGGTCTCCGGCGCGTGCATGCTGGTGCGCGCCGAGGCCTTTCGTCGGGTCGGCGGCTTCGATCCGCAGTTTTTCACCTACGGCGAAGACCTCGACTTGGCCTATCGCATCCGACAGGCCGGCTGGCCGACCCTCTTTGTGCCCTCGGTCGTGGTGCGGCACCTCAAGCGGCAGTCGACGCGGCAGCGCGCCATCCGTGCGCGGGTGGAATTCTATCGGGCCATTTGGCTTTACTATCGGAAGCACCGGCAGCGTGACGGCCTCTGGCTACGGACGGTCGTCACCACCGCGATCGTCGTCCTGGCGCTTGGCGCCGTTGCCCGCCAGGGCGCGCTCCGGGTGTTGGCGCTGGGTCGTCGCAAGGGGGCCGTAGGTTGA
- a CDS encoding O-antigen ligase family protein: MATTVALAAVLAGWMAARLPPAAAIAGGVLVVGALAALRRPALGLGGLTALAILAPFVIVPVRVGAQPPVIAVLVALLIGVSALAVIRGARSLSRDRILIVQGLYLLLILLAAAIAWPVNRDFEALQTGLKLAMAAAAPLLVVMWLPRSVIRRHGQRVIVGAAAIQAALAVVLHLAGDAGIRFLEALSPAGYPASDIQRFLPDEVTPRATGLLVDPNVLGVTLAMALPFAMVGCTGSARRFALQATAIGLIAAALVLTLSRGAWVGAAVAALVVIASTRPRLGAGLALAGALGLIVPWSGGLGEAIRAAVVQRDLSDALRLGELREAVHVIGRYPWFGVGYGASPDVDVFVGVSNTWLWIAERAGVLAAAAALGVVVATVARAARFVRRDPMARACVAGLAALLAASMVDHHLASFQHLAVLGGVLVGATLVVARRSP; this comes from the coding sequence GTGGCGACGACGGTTGCGCTGGCCGCCGTGCTTGCCGGGTGGATGGCCGCGCGCTTGCCGCCGGCCGCCGCGATTGCCGGCGGGGTCTTGGTCGTCGGGGCCCTGGCGGCCCTGCGGCGACCCGCGCTCGGGCTGGGCGGACTGACGGCCTTGGCGATCCTGGCGCCGTTCGTGATCGTGCCGGTGCGCGTGGGCGCCCAGCCGCCCGTGATCGCGGTGCTGGTGGCCCTTCTGATCGGCGTCTCGGCGCTGGCCGTGATCCGAGGCGCCCGATCGCTCTCCCGCGACCGCATCCTGATCGTCCAGGGTCTTTACCTGCTGCTGATCCTCCTGGCCGCGGCGATTGCCTGGCCCGTCAACCGAGACTTCGAGGCGCTGCAGACGGGCCTGAAGCTGGCGATGGCCGCGGCGGCCCCCCTGCTGGTGGTGATGTGGCTGCCGCGGTCGGTCATTCGCCGGCATGGGCAGCGCGTGATCGTGGGCGCCGCGGCGATCCAGGCCGCGCTGGCCGTGGTGCTGCACCTGGCCGGCGACGCCGGCATCCGCTTCCTGGAGGCGCTGTCCCCGGCCGGCTATCCCGCATCCGACATTCAGCGGTTCCTGCCCGACGAGGTGACGCCGCGCGCCACGGGGCTGCTCGTCGATCCGAACGTCCTGGGCGTCACGCTGGCCATGGCGCTGCCGTTCGCGATGGTTGGTTGCACCGGATCGGCGCGTCGGTTCGCGCTCCAGGCCACGGCCATTGGCCTGATCGCGGCGGCGCTGGTGCTCACGCTGTCGCGGGGCGCCTGGGTGGGCGCGGCGGTGGCGGCGCTCGTCGTCATCGCGAGCACGCGCCCGCGACTGGGCGCCGGGCTCGCGCTGGCCGGTGCGCTTGGTCTGATCGTGCCGTGGTCGGGGGGATTGGGGGAGGCAATTCGTGCGGCAGTGGTGCAGCGCGACCTGTCCGACGCTCTGCGGCTGGGCGAGCTCCGGGAGGCAGTCCACGTGATTGGGCGCTATCCCTGGTTTGGCGTGGGTTACGGCGCCTCGCCGGACGTGGACGTGTTTGTCGGAGTCTCCAATACGTGGCTGTGGATCGCGGAGCGCGCCGGAGTGCTCGCGGCGGCTGCCGCGCTGGGCGTGGTCGTTGCCACGGTGGCGCGGGCCGCTCGTTTCGTTCGCCGCGATCCCATGGCGCGCGCGTGCGTGGCGGGGCTGGCGGCGCTGCTCGCGGCCTCCATGGTCGATCACCACCTGGCGAGCTTCCAGCACCTGGCCGTGCTGGGCGGCGTCCTTGTCGGCGCCACGCTGGTGGTCGCTCGGCGCAGCCCCTGA
- a CDS encoding undecaprenyl-phosphate glucose phosphotransferase, whose amino-acid sequence MTWVRRNWQGLEATGTVALDVAALLAATAVAYVVRFRLGWGPEVASNRFLFFVPVNLTFTVASVLAGLALGLYTRHRTAGPLDRVVRSAGAVTVGALLTVAATFFVIQDRLEFVRLLVAYMWLSGIVLVVVGRSLLVGVRQALNRFGIGVTRVIVVGAGTEGTEVLARLFDERTRRFRVVGFVDDFATSVTARGQQVPVLGRVDSLAGVLSEHQVDKVVVAIPSLSHDALLGILEQTEASFTDVWLLPDLFQLMVSPVTAGGIRGLPLMAVNDVRLQGLSRFTKRSLDLAGAMFGMVVLSLPMLLVAMAIRVDSAGPVFYIQQRVGRDQRRFPIIKFRTMHRNAELSGQTWTIANDPRITRVGRLLRRYWIDELPQLINVIRGDMSLVGPRPERTSYVRQFEREYSRYMVRHRERAGMTGWAQVNGLRGNSSIDERTRYDLYYVENWSLLFDLRILMRTLRIVMRGDVA is encoded by the coding sequence TTGACCTGGGTTCGACGCAACTGGCAGGGACTCGAGGCCACGGGAACGGTGGCCTTGGACGTTGCCGCGTTGCTGGCGGCGACCGCCGTCGCGTACGTGGTGCGATTCCGGTTGGGGTGGGGACCCGAGGTGGCGTCGAACCGGTTTCTCTTCTTCGTGCCGGTCAACCTCACCTTCACGGTTGCGAGCGTCCTGGCCGGGCTCGCCCTCGGCCTGTATACGCGGCATCGCACGGCGGGCCCGCTGGATCGGGTGGTGCGATCTGCCGGGGCCGTCACCGTCGGCGCGCTGCTCACGGTGGCCGCGACGTTTTTCGTGATTCAGGACCGGCTCGAATTCGTGCGCCTGCTCGTGGCGTACATGTGGCTGTCCGGCATCGTGCTGGTGGTTGTCGGACGGTCACTGCTCGTCGGAGTGCGCCAGGCGCTGAATCGCTTCGGAATCGGGGTCACGCGCGTCATCGTGGTCGGGGCCGGCACCGAGGGGACCGAGGTGCTCGCGCGGCTGTTCGACGAGCGCACGCGGCGATTCCGAGTGGTCGGCTTTGTGGACGACTTTGCCACTTCGGTGACCGCCCGCGGCCAGCAAGTGCCGGTGCTGGGACGCGTGGACTCGCTGGCGGGCGTGCTGAGCGAGCACCAGGTCGACAAGGTCGTGGTGGCAATCCCGTCGCTCTCGCACGACGCGCTGCTCGGGATTCTCGAACAGACCGAAGCGTCGTTCACGGACGTGTGGCTGCTGCCGGACCTGTTCCAGCTCATGGTGTCGCCGGTGACAGCGGGCGGAATTCGCGGGCTGCCGCTGATGGCCGTCAACGACGTTCGGCTCCAGGGGCTGAGCCGCTTCACCAAGCGCTCGCTGGATCTCGCGGGCGCCATGTTCGGAATGGTCGTCTTGTCGCTTCCGATGCTGCTGGTCGCGATGGCTATCCGCGTGGACTCGGCCGGGCCCGTGTTCTACATCCAGCAGCGCGTGGGTCGCGATCAGCGGCGTTTTCCGATCATCAAGTTTCGGACGATGCACCGGAACGCGGAGCTCAGCGGCCAGACATGGACCATTGCCAACGATCCGCGAATCACTCGCGTTGGTCGCCTGCTCCGGCGCTACTGGATCGATGAACTGCCGCAGTTGATCAATGTGATTCGCGGGGATATGAGCCTGGTGGGCCCGCGGCCCGAACGGACTTCCTACGTGCGCCAGTTCGAGCGCGAGTATTCTCGCTATATGGTCCGTCACCGTGAGCGCGCCGGGATGACCGGCTGGGCACAGGTCAATGGATTGCGGGGCAATTCGTCAATCGACGAGCGCACGCGCTATGACCTGTACTACGTGGAAAACTGGTCCTTGCTGTTCGATCTCAGAATCCTGATGCGGACGCTGCGAATCGTGATGCGGGGCGATGTGGCGTAG
- a CDS encoding glycosyltransferase — MTVAVCATVLNEARDAQALAESLRSQRRQPDELVIVDGGSSDGTVEILRETLAGTKGAQVIEAPGSNIAAGRNLAARSVTSDLIAFTDAGIVRSPEWLGALVDGAEEAPLAAGTFGYILAAPGSTVETAIGAVGLPFADEIDPAHYPPSGGSVLLRRQWFDQVGGFPEWLDYGEDLWLDRRIWAEGGWFVHAPGADVWNRPRSSLPAFFRQYFHYASGDGRAGMLGKRHAARFAAYAVGLSLARRPSWGRVALLAFLGYRYLRRPIARARGAPGGGAAAPALVPLVRVVGDAAKMLGYAAGCWRRLRG, encoded by the coding sequence ATGACGGTGGCCGTGTGCGCGACGGTTCTCAATGAGGCCCGCGACGCCCAAGCATTGGCCGAGAGTCTGCGGTCGCAGCGCCGGCAGCCGGACGAACTTGTCATCGTCGACGGTGGATCGAGCGACGGGACCGTCGAGATTCTGCGGGAAACCCTGGCCGGCACGAAGGGCGCCCAGGTCATTGAAGCGCCTGGCAGCAACATAGCCGCCGGTCGAAACCTGGCGGCGCGCTCGGTGACGTCCGACCTGATCGCCTTCACCGATGCGGGAATCGTCCGGTCGCCGGAATGGCTTGGGGCGCTGGTGGATGGCGCGGAGGAAGCGCCGCTCGCCGCCGGGACGTTTGGCTACATCCTGGCCGCGCCCGGCAGCACCGTCGAGACGGCCATTGGCGCGGTTGGACTTCCTTTCGCGGACGAGATCGATCCGGCGCACTATCCCCCGAGCGGTGGGTCGGTGCTGCTGCGACGGCAATGGTTCGATCAAGTCGGCGGCTTTCCCGAATGGCTCGACTACGGCGAGGATCTATGGCTCGATCGGAGGATCTGGGCCGAGGGCGGTTGGTTCGTCCACGCTCCCGGCGCCGACGTGTGGAATCGACCGCGTTCGAGCCTGCCAGCCTTCTTCCGCCAGTATTTTCACTACGCCTCGGGCGATGGCCGGGCCGGAATGCTCGGGAAACGCCATGCCGCGCGCTTCGCGGCCTACGCCGTGGGTCTATCCCTGGCCCGGCGGCCATCCTGGGGCCGTGTTGCGCTTCTGGCCTTCCTGGGCTATCGCTACCTGCGCCGCCCGATTGCTCGGGCGCGGGGGGCGCCCGGCGGCGGGGCGGCTGCGCCGGCACTGGTTCCGCTCGTGCGGGTGGTCGGGGACGCAGCCAAGATGCTGGGCTATGCGGCGGGCTGTTGGCGTCGGCTGAGGGGCTAG
- a CDS encoding glycosyltransferase family 1 protein: MRVALDGRMLYRDRAGIGRYIWELQQAMAELGDSRHEVTLLLDPRDRRHRGAALPVRSAPTPARHRLERATLGWGLRTFGAAHFPDHAVPPGVRAPSVVTVHDVSFLTHPAAYEPRSLDFYRAASQRLSRASQVIAVSAHVRDQLADRKLVPGDRISVIHEAPTTALDAAADSTPPRSGYALMVGTLQPRKNHVHAARAWVRSKAARDMPLLVAGGLGYQGVDIVRTVRTLDPEARVRFIGSVSDAMLGRLYRHASLVLQPSLDEGFGLPVLEAMRAGAPCVVSDIGALREVAAQAALYVDPQDPEALTDAIDKVAGDPSLSAKLRSAGRDRAAEFSWERAAAATLTVYDRLT, from the coding sequence GTGCGTGTCGCTCTCGACGGCCGGATGCTGTATCGCGACCGCGCGGGGATCGGCCGCTATATCTGGGAACTCCAGCAGGCGATGGCCGAGTTGGGCGATTCCCGCCACGAGGTCACGCTCCTGCTCGACCCACGCGACCGGCGCCACCGCGGCGCCGCGCTGCCCGTCCGATCGGCGCCGACGCCGGCGCGGCATCGCCTGGAACGGGCGACGTTGGGCTGGGGCCTGCGGACGTTCGGCGCGGCGCATTTTCCCGACCATGCCGTGCCGCCCGGCGTGCGGGCGCCCAGCGTGGTGACGGTGCACGACGTGTCCTTTCTGACGCATCCGGCGGCATACGAGCCGCGCAGCCTCGACTTCTACCGCGCCGCCAGCCAGCGGCTTTCGCGGGCGTCACAGGTCATCGCCGTGTCCGCGCACGTCCGGGACCAGCTCGCCGACCGAAAGCTCGTTCCGGGCGACCGGATCAGCGTGATTCACGAGGCCCCGACGACGGCGCTGGACGCGGCGGCCGATTCCACGCCGCCCCGAAGCGGCTATGCCTTGATGGTGGGGACGCTGCAACCCCGCAAGAACCACGTGCATGCGGCGCGCGCGTGGGTGCGCTCCAAGGCGGCGCGCGACATGCCGCTGTTGGTTGCGGGCGGCCTCGGCTACCAGGGCGTCGATATCGTGCGAACCGTACGGACGCTGGATCCCGAGGCACGGGTGCGGTTCATCGGCTCGGTGTCGGACGCGATGCTGGGACGGCTGTATCGGCATGCGAGCCTGGTGCTGCAGCCATCGCTGGACGAAGGGTTTGGGTTGCCGGTGCTCGAGGCCATGCGAGCCGGGGCGCCCTGCGTCGTCTCCGACATTGGCGCCCTGCGGGAGGTGGCGGCCCAGGCGGCGCTGTACGTCGACCCGCAAGATCCCGAGGCGCTGACGGACGCAATCGATAAAGTCGCAGGCGATCCATCGCTGAGCGCGAAACTGCGATCAGCCGGACGCGACCGGGCCGCCGAGTTTTCCTGGGAGCGGGCCGCCGCGGCCACCCTGACCGTCTACGACCGCCTCACGTGA
- a CDS encoding glycosyltransferase, whose product MSVLVVTPSVPWPPTHGAAVRNSAFITALAEQHDVDVITLAGARERVRPHPDARSTAAVRLRRAPLWRRLANAALGPAPDLVFRHRTPELRAAVQQRLSAGGVEAVQVEGLQLAHIVHDVAASTEGERRRPPVVYDAHNVEWRLQSQLANLARGARAWHSRRQAALLYGVERWVVGAADAVTASSAADAASLVTLGNRSVAAIPHPVPAPADLPGTDEEADQPRVLLAANFAYRPNILGAEWLFGTVWPAVLRRVPEAELRVVGPGSLGLRAIAPARCSVGGLVDDFEGEQRAAWLSTSPAPVGSGAPLKVLQSLAQARPVVVQASGLAGLDGSLNGIAAADSATAFADAIVDLLQDHERRREMGRSGHAYIAEHHAPAVTGRALLDVYGGLRDSGLDGGRE is encoded by the coding sequence GTGAGCGTTCTCGTCGTCACGCCGTCGGTCCCGTGGCCGCCGACGCACGGCGCGGCGGTGCGCAACAGCGCGTTCATCACGGCGCTTGCCGAGCAGCACGACGTTGACGTGATCACTCTTGCCGGCGCGCGTGAGCGCGTGCGCCCGCACCCGGATGCGCGCAGCACAGCCGCCGTCCGCCTGCGGCGGGCGCCGTTGTGGCGACGACTGGCCAACGCCGCGCTAGGACCGGCGCCGGATCTCGTGTTTCGCCACCGCACGCCGGAGCTTCGGGCCGCCGTGCAGCAGCGACTCAGCGCCGGCGGGGTCGAGGCGGTGCAGGTGGAAGGCTTGCAGCTGGCGCACATCGTGCACGACGTGGCTGCCTCCACCGAAGGCGAGCGGCGACGTCCGCCCGTGGTCTATGACGCGCACAACGTGGAGTGGCGCCTGCAGAGCCAGCTCGCCAATCTCGCGCGGGGCGCACGCGCCTGGCACTCGCGGCGGCAGGCGGCGCTGCTGTACGGCGTGGAACGGTGGGTCGTGGGTGCGGCTGACGCCGTGACCGCCTCGTCGGCGGCCGACGCCGCGTCTCTGGTGACGCTCGGCAATCGCTCCGTGGCGGCGATTCCACATCCGGTTCCGGCGCCGGCGGACCTGCCCGGCACCGATGAAGAAGCCGATCAGCCGCGCGTGCTGCTGGCCGCCAATTTCGCCTACCGGCCCAACATCCTTGGGGCCGAGTGGCTGTTTGGCACGGTGTGGCCCGCGGTGCTGCGACGCGTGCCGGAGGCCGAGCTGCGAGTGGTGGGTCCGGGCTCGCTGGGCCTGCGCGCGATTGCCCCGGCGCGGTGCAGCGTGGGCGGTTTGGTTGATGACTTCGAGGGGGAGCAGCGGGCGGCTTGGCTGAGCACATCGCCCGCGCCCGTGGGGTCGGGGGCGCCGCTGAAGGTGCTGCAATCCCTCGCCCAGGCGCGCCCCGTCGTGGTTCAAGCCTCGGGGCTTGCGGGGCTGGATGGGTCGCTCAACGGCATTGCCGCGGCGGACTCGGCCACGGCGTTTGCCGACGCCATCGTCGATCTGCTGCAGGACCACGAGCGGCGGCGCGAGATGGGGCGGAGCGGCCATGCCTACATCGCCGAGCACCATGCGCCGGCGGTAACGGGCCGGGCACTGCTGGACGTGTACGGCGGCCTGCGAGATTCGGGTCTCGATGGAGGGCGGGAATGA